The segment ATAAAGCGTAACGGAAAAAGTCATGAAAAATTCTCCTTCAAACGATCGTCGCCGCTTTCTCCTCTCCATTGCGAGAGGAATCGGGCTCAGTGCGATGGGTGCGTTGGTATGGAGTGCCTATGTGGGTGAGGTAAAAGCCGCTCCGTTGATTTTACGCCCTCCGGGTGCGTTAAAAGAAGAAGAGTTCATCAAAAACTGCATTAAATGCGGATTGTGCGTGGAAGCGTGTCCTTATGATACGCTTAAACTGGCGAAGCCAGGGGATAACCTTCCTATGGGAACCCCCTACTTCACCCCACGTACGACACCGTGCTATATGTGCAGCGATGTTCCCTGTGTTCCGGTATGTCCGAGCGGTGCACTCAATGAACCTTCGGTCAGCAGTTATGTTAATGCACATGCCAAGCTCGATATCAATAAAGCCCGTATGGGACTGGCGGTTATCGATAAAGAATCATGTATTGCGACATGGGGTATCCAGTGTGACGCATGTTATCGTGCCTGCCCTTTAATGGGTCAAGCCATTACGATCGAATACTCTAAAAATGAGCGGACGGGAAAACATGCGTTTCTCGTCCCCATTGTACATACAGATGTCTGCACCGGATGCGGTATGTGTGAACATGCCTGTGTCACTCAAAAAGCAGCGATTTACGTTTTACCAAGAGCATTAGCGATGGGGGAAGCGGGAAATCATTACATCAAAGGATGGGATCCTAAAGATGAACAACGTCTTGAAAGTGTCAAGAAAGAAGTTCCGCATGAGTCCACCAAAACCAAATTAAGTGAAAAAAGTGCCCTTGATTCACTCAATGACGAAAGTGGGCTGTGATGAAACATTATAAATATCTCTTGATGAGACGGTTTACCCAAATCGCAATATTAGTGCTCTATATCGGAGCGAATGCGTGGGGATGGAAAATCCTACGAGGTGATCTAAGTGCCTCATTACTGATGGGTAAAGTTCCTTTAGCGGATCCGTATGCAGTGCTTCAAATCGCTGTGACAGGTGCAACATTGGGAATAGACATCATAGCCGGGGCACTTATCGTCACTCTCTTTTACGGGATTATCGGCGGACGTGCATTTTGCAGCTGGGTTTGTCCCATAAATA is part of the Sulfuricurvum sp. genome and harbors:
- the napG gene encoding ferredoxin-type protein NapG, coding for MKNSPSNDRRRFLLSIARGIGLSAMGALVWSAYVGEVKAAPLILRPPGALKEEEFIKNCIKCGLCVEACPYDTLKLAKPGDNLPMGTPYFTPRTTPCYMCSDVPCVPVCPSGALNEPSVSSYVNAHAKLDINKARMGLAVIDKESCIATWGIQCDACYRACPLMGQAITIEYSKNERTGKHAFLVPIVHTDVCTGCGMCEHACVTQKAAIYVLPRALAMGEAGNHYIKGWDPKDEQRLESVKKEVPHESTKTKLSEKSALDSLNDESGL